The window CGCCCACATATAGAAGATACTAAATTAAAAATAAAAGGCAATAGTTTTAGTCAAGAATTTTCAAGAATTTCAACTTTTTTTGATGGAAATGGCCTGATAACTTTCAAATGTAATTGATTTATTTATCAAATATAATTTGCTGTTGACATGATATGCTTTGAATCCCATCGGATTTATTCTGTATCCGATCGGATTTACTTTGTATCTGATCGGATCTATTTTGAATCCGATCAGATATGCTTTAAATCTCGTCGGAAATGCTTTGAAACTTATCAGATTTACTTTGTATCTGATCGGAAATGCTTTAAATCCCATGAGATTTGCTTTGGAATCGATCAATTCTATCTTGTTTCTGAGCAGAAATGCTTTGGTTCTGACAAGAATCAGCCTGTTTTTGCTGATACGGAAAGCCGCGTATCTTCGTAAAATGTGCCAATCATTTATAAACTTCCCCTGTCTTCGCCGCCGCTCTCCGCAGCCTGTCATTGATCGCCGCGCCCAGCCCTTCCATGGGCGTTTCCTCGGCGTGTATCACGTCAAGCCCAAGGCTGTCCAGTTCATGAAGCATGTCGAACAAATTGGCCGCAGCCTCGATCAGATTCCCGGTCTTTGAAAGCACACGCGTTTTTTCGGTCGCACTTTTACTGCTAATTCCCGAATCGGGTGTTTTGAAATACAGTCTTCCCTCATTCTGTCCTGCGGGCAATTCATCAAGCCCTCCAAGAGGATGAAGCACCAGCGGAGTACGCGGGGCGTAATGGCTTTTGAGCTGTCCGGGAGACAATACATTCGCGGAAAGATTCGCCCCTGACGGCGCCGCCTCTGCTGCGGGATTCGCCCCCGTCTCCACATGCCCTATAACGGCCTCGATGCTCTCGCGCGAACACCCGCCGGGGCGAAGTATGCGGGCAGGAAGAGCCGTAATATCCAGCACTGTGGATTCCACCCCCACAGAAGTCTTCCCCCCGTCAATAATGAAGTCAACCTCGCCGCCAAGCTGATCCCGCACATGTTCAGCCCTGGTGGGCGAAAGGCAGCCAAAGGGGTTGGCGCTGGGTGCCGCTACTGCGCCTGTGGAAAGGCGTATGAGCTTTTGCGCAACAGGATGATTGGGAAAGCGTATTGCCGCGGTGGGGAGGCCGCTGGTGGCCAGGCCGGGCACTTCGAGGCGTTTAGGAAGTATCAGGGTGAGGGGGCCAGGCCAGAGTTTTTCGCAGAGCAGGTCCAGCTTGTTTCTTATGGAAGGGTCAAGCAGTTCAAGATCCGCTATGCGATCCAGATCGTTGATACCGGCGATGTGAATGATGAGAGGATCGAAGCGGGGGCGCTTTTTGGCCTCGAAGATACGGGCAAGAGCGTTGGTATTGAAGGCATCGCCGCCAAGGCCGTAAACAGTCTCTGTGGGGAAGGCAACAAGGCGGCCCTCTTTAAGGGCGGATGCGGCCAGGGATATATCGGCATCAGAGGAGGAAAGGAGCCTCACGTTGAATTACATCCAGTGCCGGCGCTTAAAGACGATGAGCATTCCGGCGACAATGAGTATCATTACACCCCAGACTATTGGGTAGGCGTAACGCATTTCAATTTCGGGCATGAATCTGAAGTTCATGCCGTAGACGCCGACGATGAATGTGAGGGGTATGAAAATCGTGGAGATAATCGTGAGCACCTTCATAACAGAATTCATGCGGTGGGACATCATGGAAAGCCGTACCTCCATGACACCCGCAATGAGTTCCCGGTAGGACTCCACAGTTTCCGCAGCCTGTATCACCGCGTCATGAACGTCCTTGAAGAAAGGTTCAAGCTCGGGCTCGATGAATTTTGATTCCAGGTG is drawn from Leadbettera azotonutricia ZAS-9 and contains these coding sequences:
- a CDS encoding L-threonylcarbamoyladenylate synthase, coding for MRLLSSSDADISLAASALKEGRLVAFPTETVYGLGGDAFNTNALARIFEAKKRPRFDPLIIHIAGINDLDRIADLELLDPSIRNKLDLLCEKLWPGPLTLILPKRLEVPGLATSGLPTAAIRFPNHPVAQKLIRLSTGAVAAPSANPFGCLSPTRAEHVRDQLGGEVDFIIDGGKTSVGVESTVLDITALPARILRPGGCSRESIEAVIGHVETGANPAAEAAPSGANLSANVLSPGQLKSHYAPRTPLVLHPLGGLDELPAGQNEGRLYFKTPDSGISSKSATEKTRVLSKTGNLIEAAANLFDMLHELDSLGLDVIHAEETPMEGLGAAINDRLRRAAAKTGEVYK